NNNNNNNNNNNNNNNNNNNNNNNNNNNNNNNNNNNNNNNNNNNNNNNNNNNNNNNNNNNNNNNNNNNNNNNNNNNNNNNNNNNNNNNNNNNNNNNNNNNNNNNNNNNNNNNNNNNNNNNNNNNNNNNNNNNNNNNNNNNNNNNNNNNNNNNNNNNNNNNNNNNNNNNNNNNNNNNNNNNNNNNNNNNNNNNNNNNNNNNNNNNNNTCCGTAGTATTGAAACCTTTCTCTCAGGAATTTTAACATGCACTCTTGCATCCttttgtaaagtttcaaatcatacgcATTGTCAAATCATCTCTTAGagtttgggtacattttgttcgacacaaaacacaaacctcCACAAATTGACATTTAAATTACAAGTTTGTAAGTTAATGATGGTAGACAGGTTCCCTTTAAATAATACTTGTTGCGGTGTTGTAGTTCTTGAGTGagtaaaacaacttttaaaaaaaaacatgttcttGCCGATATACGAAAACCATGCGAAAACTAGATACAACGGACTTACGCGACTCTCttaaaaacattgctttgtgattttcacttgttttttttttatctcaacAACTCAACGACTATTGAAGCTGACACTAGATGTACGGGTTAATCATAATATTGCATACAACTTAATTCAAAGTGAGTATGGAttaatgtcatggccaaaaacatgATCCACAAAAGTTATCAAACCCTTTATATTCTATATGAAATATAAAgtacattattttaatatttaccaTGTTGATAAGGTTGTTTCAGCAAGTagacgaaaacaaaattgtagagAAATGTTCAAATCGTTACTGCCTTGATGAAGCTTCACGTTTGAAGTGGTTGTCTGACAAAGCAAACCTCTGACTTTATATTATTAAACCAGGAATGGTAGCCATGGTGAAAACCTAGACTGGTCGTTGTATAGGCATGGTGATGACTAGTCTtcgtgcaagacgtttctcgttttccttccACGCACACCGcagccaattcaccgacagcgcccgcacaCCGACTCACCGCCcgtgaaagggaaacgagaaacgtcttgcaccaagactaggtgATGACTACATCCACATCTATTCAACTACttgtcaaagcctgttcagccTCTACACAAGGGTATCTAAACTCATTGAATGAACAACCAAGTCTTGACAAAGGAGTAAGCTCTGAGGCATGTCATACAGAAAGGACAAAATGGGCCTATCAACCATAACAGAGCACAACGGCAACCATGGAGCTGTCACAAACACTTTTGGAACAGCATGAAGCAATAGTTTTTCTACAGAAATCACGCATGGATAAGCACTAGCAAAAACCTCATGATACCAGCACAAAAAGTCATTCCACGTACATGTTTATActcatagtacatgtatacataaatCAGGCGTTGATCGCCCGAGGCATTTTGATAGCAACTATTAGGGGCACAAActtcacttaaaggaacattttgcCTTAGATTTGACTATTTTGGCAATACAGACTATTTTTGCTATCAGTTATGAATATAAGTAGGACTTGAAAGTTATGAGTATGGTTggaaagctgttttaaaagtatCAATGATCCAAACAAGATATGCCTCGaaagtgtgtttttgttgtgtttctttttttaactgcGTAACTTTcatggtccgccattttgtagaaccaaacttttgcccttttcgaaaccacggcttcgactCCGAATTCGGCTCAgtctagcttggccccgcggttgtttttgCAATATTGTGCGTACTTTGCGTATACGCATtcggggcttcagacgagagaacggagcctgaagccgaatccaaagccgaagccgtgggttcgaaaagggcctatgccTCACAAAAAAGGCACTCCGTGTTCATTCACGAAGTAAAGGGAAAGCCACTAAGTGTCGCCCAACCCTATACTCATGTCGTGCATATTATTCGCATAGAAAGAAGTTCAACAACAATATCCAAGAACAGGGGCTGCCGAAAATTATAACATTTCATCGGATGAAATGTGTGCGCAGCACTTGACTTATTTCTTCTGAATCGTtcgctgttttttttcttcttcttcataaCCCCCTCCCCACGCCCTTCTAACATGCGTCTAGCAACCGGCCGtataattggtttattaaaaaaactgctCATTGCAGCCTACTGGCTGAATTACACAACAGTATAAATATGACACTTTAAAGGGAGTATCGCATCTTCAAATCGATGCTGTACCGTCACAACTAATTAAAAAAGGCCGGCCCTTATTGActgataaaaatgtttacagCGCTTAGTCACCGGTGACACAAGATCACGTTCATGTTGCCTACATGTAATATGCACAGCCACATCTTTTTGGTGTCTCATGAACAACAGCTTAAAACCACAGATGTAGCAGTATCAGTTATATCAATGCTATACCCATATTCGAATAACACAAGCAGAAAAGTTATATTTCGATTTTTGTCACATCCTCTCAAAACTGTTTTATTGCCAAACCAAAATTGTGGAGGATGCCGAAAATGGCTATCCATTATTCTTTGCATTCACACTTAAAAAAGGAGCTTGTATACCAAGCCCGTTTTATGTGTGAATAACTCAAGCagacaaattaaattttgattgattgattgattgattgattgattgattgattgattgattgattgattgattgattgattgattggttgattgatttattgattgattaattgtcACAACCTCTGAAAACTGTTGTATTGCCCCAAACTAAATTGTGGAGGATGCCGAAAAATGGCTATCCATTGCTCTATGCATTCACACATAAAAAGAagctaattttttttctgaaaggaTAGCAATTTTTTTCCAGTGAGTGGACTCTTTCTTCATGGGTGTCAAACTAACCGAGTCAAGCTCGGTTTTTGCAACCACATCTAGAATAGAACTCAAATTTACACCCGGCGAGCAGAACAGGAAACATCCACAGCTCTTCCTCGTACATACATCGTGTGGGTAGAAACAAACAGTTTGCACTGGTTCGCCatgtgtataaagcattgtgatgGTTGATTTAATCACTCGCTGTGACAATGATGAAAACAAGTGCTTGAATTTGTTGAATACAAgttctgcaaagagttactcaatattaaaggcagtggacactattggtaattactcaaaataattattggcataaaacctttcttgcatacgagtaatggggagaggctgatggtataaaacattgtgagaaacgtctccctctgaagtgccatagttttcgagaaagaagtaattttcaacgaatttgatttcgagacctcagatttagaacttgaggtctcgaaattaaccatctaaacgcacacaatttcgtgtaacaagggtggttttttctttcattattatctcgcaagttcggtgaccgattgagctcacattttcacaggtttgttattttatgcatatgttgagatacaccaactacgaaggctagtctttgccaattaccaatagtgtccactgcctttaaaatgttgtttggtGTGTTTGTAACGAAATGTGTACCCATGATAGTGGCTTTGCACATTATGCTGTGCGCATTGTTGATTCTATTAACTTGTCGATTCTCTTTGCGCATTATTGATTATGTTTGCGCATTGAAGGTTCCCTTTGCGCATTGATGGTTCCCTTTGCGCATTGATGGTTCCCTTTGCGCATTGATGGTTCTCTTTGCGTAATGTTGATTCTCTTTGCGCTTTGATGGTTCTCGTTGCGCATTGTTGATTTGCACAGGAGAAAAGGAAACAAGGTTCCAGCTGTCCTATCCTTGGAAACAGTGTTTTTAATTAGTGCCCATCTCGCTTCATTACAACATAATGGCCAATTATTTTGTCATCGCCTAATTAAAAGTTTCAAGAGTGTCTGGTATTGGATTCATGACAATGGAGTTGGACTCAGACCATTATGACTATAACTACAGTCAACTCTCGTTTTAAAAGTCCTCATATAAAATGGCAAGAAAACATTTTGGCAGCGTTCGacagtaaagcattttgagaaactaatAACTTCGAAAATTTTGCAATCTTTTGGTTTCAAATGCAATTTTCTCGAACAtgacttcacttcagagggaaatattgaacagaaaaaaatattgtataaaCCAGTAAACTTATTTCAGACTAACAGAATCATAATCAGTAAACTTTTTTCAGACTAACGTTAATTATGTATTCACCCTTAATATCCAATCCTATATTATGATACCTTTGgatataacaaaacaaagctACCTCTCCAATGACTCTTCAATATTCCGATTgcgtaaatttgttttttcattgggAAAATAACTTCTAgaaatgtatgtttgtttgggTTGAGGTTTGCAATGTATGTATTGTTTGGAATGTATCTAGTATTCCTCGCCGTCTTCCTCCCCGTCATCGTCAGCAGAGTCGAGTCCAACCTCCTCGTAGTCCTTCTCCAGGGCAGCCAGATCCTCACGAGCCTCAGAGAACTCACCCTCCTCCATACCCTCTCCTACGTACCAGTGGACGAAGGCACGCTTGGCGTACATCAGATCAAACTTGTGATCCAGACGAGCCCAGGCCTCAGCGATGGCAGTGGTGTTGCTCAGCATGCAGACGGCACGCCGCACCTTGGCCAGATCGCCACCAGGCACCACGGTGGGTGGCTGGTAGTTGATGCCCACCTTGAAGCCAGTTGGACACCAGTCGACGAACTGGATGGTACGCTTGGTCTTGATGGCTGCGATGGCAGCGTTGACATCCTTGGGGACGACATCACCACGGTACAGGAGGCAGCAAGCCATGTACTTGCCGTGACGGGGATCGCACTTCACCATCTGGTTGGCCGGCTCGAAGCAGGCATTGGTGATCTCTGCAACAGACATCTGTTCATGGTAGGCCTTCTCAGCGGAGATGACTGGTGCATAGGTGGCAAGAGGAAAGTGAATACGTGGGTAGGGAACCAGGTTGGTCTGGAACTCTGTCAAGTCGACGTTGAGGGCACCATCAAAGCGAAGTGAGGCAGTGATGGAGGACACGATCTGACCAATGAGACGGTTAAGGTTAGTGTAGGTCGGTCTCTCGATGTCGAGGTTGCGACGGCAGATGTCGTAGATTGCCTCGTTGTCGACCATGAAGGCACAGTCGGAGTGCTCAAGGGTGGTGTGAGTGGTGAGGATGGAGTTGTAAGGCTCTACAACAGCTGTGGAGATCTGTGGGGCAGGGTAGACAGCAAACTCAAGCTTGGACTTCTTGCCGTAGTCGACGGAGAGACGCTCCATCAACAGGGATGTGAAGCCAGAGCCGGTACCACCGCCGAAGCTGTGGAAGATGAGGAAGCCCTGAAGACCGGTGCACTGATCAGACAGCTTGCGGACTCTGTCTAGGACAACATCGATGAGCTCCTTGCCGACGGTGTAGTGACCTCTGGCGTAGTTGTTGGCGGCATCCTCTTTGCCTGTGATCAGCTGCTCAGGGTGGAAGAGCTGGCGGTAGGTTCCGGTACGGACCTCAtctataaaacaacaaaaaaacaagactgTTGTTAATCAAATGTCACTTATTAtattcacagttttgttaaCTGGTTAGACTACAAACCATTACATAAACTCTCATTAACTCATCAATGCTTACCAACAACAGTGGGCTCCAAGTCAACAAAGACACAACGTGGAACATGCTTGCCGGAACCGGTCTCACTGAAGAAGGTGTTGAAGGAGTCGTCTCCACCTCCGATGGTCTTGTCACTGGGCATCTGACCATCAGGCTGGATGCCGTGCTCCAGGCAGTACAACTCCCAGCAGGCATTGCCCATCTGGACTCCGGCCTGACCGACATGGACTGAGATACATTCACGCTGGAAGAAGTAAAGTTGGAAACAACTTGTTTAAATCTCAAAGAGACCAGTTTAAGAACTTTCGTAGATATatcaagtaacaaaccacaAGAATTACCAGGTTGATTTTAAATACTttcgggttgaacaaaaaacatatatattttttacagtgggacttgaaccgtccttcggatgggacgtaaagccgttggtctcgtgtgttgtaaaaaaaaaacccagcactCTTATCGAATCGAGAAGGGTCTCGTCCCGGTGTttcgagtttgatttcgagaattaAACGCCACGGCACATTGTAAAAcataacatggtgctatgtgaAAGGAGTAGGTGTCATAATACTGGCTGTACGCTTAAGAAACAACGGTGTTAAGTGCCTACAAAATCTTGTGTACTTTTACAGTTTATTTAAATTACACAGGGAGCTTTCGCCCCCATGTTAGCTCTGCCAACCTCATAAATCAAGCCAACTCATCTCTATAAATAATTATCTAAatatgaaattaaaacaaagtaaTACACA
Above is a window of Asterias rubens chromosome 11, eAstRub1.3, whole genome shotgun sequence DNA encoding:
- the LOC117297094 gene encoding tubulin alpha-1A chain-like — encoded protein: MRECISVHVGQAGVQMGNACWELYCLEHGIQPDGQMPSDKTIGGGDDSFNTFFSETGSGKHVPRCVFVDLEPTVVDEVRTGTYRQLFHPEQLITGKEDAANNYARGHYTVGKELIDVVLDRVRKLSDQCTGLQGFLIFHSFGGGTGSGFTSLLMERLSVDYGKKSKLEFAVYPAPQISTAVVEPYNSILTTHTTLEHSDCAFMVDNEAIYDICRRNLDIERPTYTNLNRLIGQIVSSITASLRFDGALNVDLTEFQTNLVPYPRIHFPLATYAPVISAEKAYHEQMSVAEITNACFEPANQMVKCDPRHGKYMACCLLYRGDVVPKDVNAAIAAIKTKRTIQFVDWCPTGFKVGINYQPPTVVPGGDLAKVRRAVCMLSNTTAIAEAWARLDHKFDLMYAKRAFVHWYVGEGMEEGEFSEAREDLAALEKDYEEVGLDSADDDGEEDGEEY